The Syngnathus typhle isolate RoL2023-S1 ecotype Sweden linkage group LG1, RoL_Styp_1.0, whole genome shotgun sequence genome includes a window with the following:
- the c1galt1c1 gene encoding C1GALT1-specific chaperone 1 — protein MWSEGGSFVKGVALGGVFYLLLSLLGDFSLSSEPVSEYHHHHHVQAQSNDKLKQLSESQMQELKDQVRVYCVIMVQPKILVHWAAAVGTWSKHCDEAVFYTSESSKALEAVDLHETDGWARFCKALKHAYENAGNLRWFFVAQPTTFAIIENLKYLLLTKDPNEPFYMGNAMRSGELEYVAYESGIVLSYEALKRFVRVLDDSDKCPIQVNRLWKLSEDKQLAVCLKYMGVFAEHGEDAQGMGLFNGKSVDALIKDSMKNNPQNVVESCCPDLAVTFNGMTPNQMQVMMYGVYRLRPYGHDFHDLLMFDPPEGSDND, from the coding sequence ATGTGGTCCGAAGGAGGCTCATTTGTCAAAGGGGTGGCTCTAGGAGGCGTCTTCTACCTGTTGCTCTCGCTCTTGGGTGACTTCAGCCTAAGTTCTGAGCCTGTCTCAGAGTACCATCACCACCATCACGTCCAGGCGCAGAGTAACGATAAACTGAAGCAACTCTCTGAGTCCCAGATGCAGGAGTTGAAAGATCAAGTCCGTGTCTATTGTGTCATCATGGTCCAGCCGAAGATTCTGGTCCATTGGGCTGCTGCCGTGGGCACCTGGAGCAAACACTGCGACGAAGCCGTCTTTTACACCTCTGAGTCATCCAAGGCCCTCGAGGCGGTCGACCTGCACGAAACAGATGGTTGGGCGAGGTTCTGTAAAGCTCTGAAGCATGCTTACGAGAATGCCGGGAACCTGCGCTGGTTCTTTGTGGCGCAGCCCACAACCTTCGCCATCATCGAGAACCTCAAGTACCTGCTGCTCACCAAGGACCCCAACGAGCCCTTCTACATGGGCAACGCCATGAGGTCCGGGGAATTGGAGTACGTCGCGTACGAAAGCGGGATCGTCCTCAGCTATGAGGCTCTGAAAAGGTTTGTACGCGTGCTGGATGACAGCGACAAGTGTCCCATCCAGGTGAACCGGCTGTGGAAGCTGAGCGAAGACAAGCAGCTGGCCGTCTGCCTCAAATACATGGGCGTGTTTGCCGAACACGGCGAGGATGCCCAAGGCATGGGCCTGTTCAACGGTAAGAGTGTGGATGCACTGATAAAGGACAGCATGAAGAACAACCCCCAAAACGTGGTGGAAAGCTGCTGCCCCGACTTGGCTGTAACATTCAACGGCATGACCCCAAACCAGATGCAGGTGATGATGTATGGTGTCTACCGGCTTCGTCCATATGGCCATGATTTCCACGACTTGCTCATGTTTGACCCGCCAGAAGGTTCGGACAATGACTAA
- the urp1 gene encoding urotensin-related peptide 1 has translation MSVKSFAKLVATWPTADKVTMLLLAVLYLLVTRWTHALPLYPDSNLDTQSDFLQKLVSDNASYNTEGEQMELNNLYPLLMQHNEQRQSWNKVEGPEDSTLQDNYADMIEGLRAVVLKLAASDKLRSQAFARSAQGLPKTKKRACFWKYCVTN, from the exons TGAAGTCCTTTGCCAAGCTGGTAGCAACTTGGCCAACTGCAGACAAAGTCACCATGCTGCTTCTAGCTGTACTTTACCTCCTTGTTACAAGATGGACACATGCACTACCTCTCTATCCTGACTCCAACCTGGACACACAGTCAG ATTTTCTTCAGAAGCTTGTGTCAGACAATGCCTCTTACAATACAGAAGGGGAACAAATGGAATTGAATAATCTGTATCCTTTATTGATGCAGCACAATGAGCAAAGACAATCCTGGAACAAAG TTGAAGGCCCAGAGGATTCAACACTGCAGGATAACTATGCAGACATG ATTGAAGGTCTTAGGGCAGTGGTTTTGAAGCTGGCCGCATCCGACAAGCTTCGCTCTCAAGCTTTTGCGAGGTCAGCGCAAGGCTTGcccaaaaccaaaaaaagag CATGTTTCTGGAAGTACTGCGTGACCAATTAA
- the clic2 gene encoding chloride intracellular channel protein 2, with product MALRQHSEKEPSIELFVKAGHDGENVGNCPFCQRLFMVLWLKGVKFTVTTVDMRKKPEELKDLAPGTNPPFLLFNGTLKTDFIKIEEFLEQTLAPPRYPHLSPLNKESFNVGADIFAKFSAFIKNTPNNAFQEKNLLREFKRLDDYLNSPLPEEIDHNSRETVSVSKRTFLDGDRLTLADCNLLPKLHVIRVASKKYCSFDIPAHFTGVWRYLHNAYEREEFKQTCPAEIEIEKAYFGVASKRK from the exons ATGGCATTGCGACAACATTCAGAGAAGGAGCCGAGCATTGAGTTATTTGTTAAG GCCGGCCATGACGGTGAAAACGTGGGCAACTGCCCCTTCTGCCAGAGGCTCTTCATGGTGTTATGGCTGAAAGGAGTCAAGTTCACCGTGACCACTGTTGATATGAGAAA GAAGCCCGAGGAGCTGAAAGACCTGGCCCCCGGCACCAACCCACCTTTCCTGCTCTTCAACGGCACCCTCAAAACAGACTTTATCAAAATCGAGGAATTTCTCGAGCAAACGCTGGCCCCTCCCAG GTATCCTCACCTCAGCCCTCTAAATAAAGAGTCCTTTAACGTGGGTGCTGACATTTTTGCAAAGTTTTCCGCCTTCATCAAGAACACACCAAACAATGCCT TTCAGGAGAAAAACCTCCTGCGGGAGTTTAAGCGTCTGGACGATTACCTAAACTCTCCCCTACCCGAGGAAATCGACCACAACTCAAGAGAGACCGTCAGTGTATCCAAGAGGACATTTCTGGACGGGGATCGCCTCACTTTAGCCGACTGCAACCTCCTCCCCAAACTGCACGTCATCAGG GTTGCCTCCAAGAAGTACTGCAGCTTTGACATCCCGGCCCATTTCACGGGTGTGTGGCGATACCTGCACAACGCCTACGAGCGGGAGGAGTTCAAACAGACGTGCCCGGCTGAAATCGAAATTGAGAAGGCTTACTTTGGAGTGGCCAGTAAGAGGAAATAA